From the genome of Asterias amurensis chromosome 17, ASM3211899v1, one region includes:
- the LOC139949948 gene encoding solute carrier family 35 member F3-like yields the protein MESTAVNGKQENEMLEDSTESKVHLSNGKVEITMQPIEKKPGDDGCLSDNAKKVIYGLLLVIGIALSWVSATQFAKSTYSATFNAPFFVIWFSTVWMMVCYPVYVVGSFILFKEKRKAGIRSLFREDQQIYGDSGLTILTYFRYIGPFTICWEATNYMYMRALGSIHVTDATALFTTNTAFVYICSWIWLKEKYILIPARSFSVLMCILGTVLMCYSDGFGGGRAEGVVLALGAALGAALYKVLFFRVVGKATYGQVSLFLSLLGVFNLVFFCPIMVTLYFTGVEKIDWGNLPGAFLCGKAALGLVFNFLVNFGIAVTFPLFIALGTVIGIPLNGVVDSLFRDTQFGWVKILGAAFIMVAFFIMLVPEPLQRKVACWKEGQCPCERQTLDQEKEGVDPDAGEKREGENWMRLKQDDNEEDVQV from the exons ATGGAAAGTACAGCCGTGAATGGAAAACAGGAGAATGAAATGTTGGAAGACAGCACAGAAAGTAAAG TGCACCTCTCCAACGGCAAAGTAGAGATCACCATGCAACCAATAGAAAAGAAACCTGGCGATGACGGATGTTTGTCGGACAACGCCAAAAAGGTCATCTACGGCTTGCTTCTAGTGATCGGCATTGCCCTGTCGTGGGTCAGCGCCACGCAGTTTGCTAAGAGCACGTACTCGGCCACATTTAATGCTCCTTTTTTCGTCATCTGGTTCAGCACGGTCTGGATGATGGTTTGTTATCCCGTGTATGTGGTTGGATCCTTCATACTCTTCAAAGAAAAGAGGAAAGCTGGCATACGCTCTCTTTTCAG GGAAGATCAACAAATTTACGGAGACAGCGGCCTAACGATCCTGACCTACTTCAGGTATATAGGCCCGTTCACCATCTGTTGGGAGGccacaaactacatgtatatgcgCGCCCTTGGGAGCATACACGTCACCGACGCTACGGCTCTTTTTACTACAAACACAGCATTCGTCTACATCTGCTCTTGGATCTGGCTGAAAGAGAAATACATTCTTATTCCGGCAAGG AGTTTTTCTGTCCTGATGTGTATTTTGGGCACGGTGCTGATGTGCTATTCTGATGGCTTTGGAGGGGGTCGAGCGGAGGGAGTGGTGTTAGCTCTTGGAGCAGCTTTGGGTGCAGCTCTTTATAAG GTACTATTCTTCAGGGTGGTCGGCAAGGCCACCTACGGACAAGTGTCTCTCTTCTTGTCCCTACTCGGTGTGTTTAACCTCGTATTCTTCTGCCCCATCATGGTGACCCTGTACTTCACTGGCGTCGAGAAAATAGACTGGGGCAACCTTCCGGGGGCCTTCCTGTGCGGGAAAGCAGCCTTGGGACTGG TTTTTAATTTCTTGGTCAACTTCGGTATAGCGGTGACCTTCCCCTTGTTCATTGCCCTTGGTACAGTCATAGGAATTCCCCTCAATGGAG TTGTGGACTCGCTATTCAGAGACACACAGTTTGGATGGGTGAAAATTCTGGGAGCTGCATTCATCATGGTCGCCTTTTTCATCATGCTGGTTCCGGAACCCCTTCAGAGGAAAGTGGCATGCTGGAAAGAGGGCCAGTGTCCATGTGAGAGGCAGACGCTAGACCAGGAGAAAGAGGGGGTGGATCCTGATGCGGGTGAAAAGAGGGAGGGGGAAAACTGGATGCGACTCAAACAAGACGACAACGAGGAAGATGTACAAGTATGA